The nucleotide window CCCTTACTTCGCGAGCGCTCGCTTGATACGTGAGCGGAACATCTGCCAGCGCAGTTGGCCATCGTCGACGGGCTCGCCCACCGAACCATCGCTGCCGGAGGGCACGACCTTGCCGCGACGTAGGTAGTAGCGATCGAAAATCTTCTGCGTCATACCCCACTTACGCAGAAACTGCGTGCGGCCATCGTTCTTCACAACCTTGCCCGTGCTCTTGCACTGGAAGTGGTAGACGAGACTCGCCCCCACACCGATGAACTTACGGCAGCCCGCCGCCCACAACTTCATCGAGAAATCATTGTCGCTGCTCATGCCCGGGCTCAGTTCCGTGCTGTAGCCGCCCACGAGGAACCACCAGTCGCGATGCACCAGCGTCGGCGGCCACGTGGCGCCGAACCAGTCCGCCTTCTGATACGTCGGCACCGCCGCGAGCAGTGCGGCCTCGTCGAACGTATCGACTTCGCGTCCAAAATCCGTCACAAGCACGCACGGATTGCCGGTATCCACGGGCTCGATCATCGTGCCCGAGAGCATGAACGCCTTGTCCGGCATCGCCTCGGCACGCTCGATCAGCGCGGTGTCCCAACCGGGGCAGCAATACATGTCGTCATTCAGGTAGACGATGTACTTCTCGCGCGCGAGCGCCGCCGCCTGATTCACGGCATAGCAGATCCCGATGTTGTCCGGCGACGCCGTGTGGTCGAGTCCCTCGGCGCGCACCCAGTCCAGCGTGCCGTCGGACCCATCGTTCACGTGAACGATGATCTGATGCGGCATGCCCGAGTTCTGGCGAATGCTGCGCACACAAAGTTGCAGCAGCGCGAGGTTGTTCCACGTCGGAACGATGATGGAAAACATCCGGAAATTCCTTGTTGATCAGGCCAATCGGGCGGACTCGACTACGCGTTCAGATAGTTCAATAAACGATCTGTACCGAGTCAGGCGTGAGCCACTGGCGAAGTTCGCCCAGCAGCTCATCGCCGGGCTGCACCTTCCAGTCGTCCCCGAGACGCGACTCGCATTCGGCGTCGGTGCGGCGGTAGACAATGTGCACCGGCAAACCCGTGGGTTTGTCGTCATCACCATTGCCGTTGCCATTGCCGTTACGTCGGCCAAAGCCACCGCCACCACCGCCGTTACCGCCTTTGAATCCACCGCCTCCGCCAAAGCCACCACTGCCACCACCGGCGCCGGCCCCAGCCCCAGCCGTTGCCGTCACGCGATACATCGTGCAGTGCGGTTGCAAGGTGGCCCGCAGACGTGTCCAGTCAGCATTGCCATTGAACGACAGCTTGAGCGCACGAGCGAATCGAGCGCGTGCGCGGCCCAGATCCATCAGGCTTTCCGTGGTGAAACGCAGCCCGCCGGTGAAGCTGTCGGGGCGCGCGCTGCCGTGGACGATCAGCAGCTCGTCCTCCTTGAACAGTTGCTTGTTCGCCTCGAATTGCTCGTTAAAGATCGCCACTTCGAGCGTGGCGGAGCCATCGTCGAGCTGGGCGATCACCATCTTGCCGCGCTGCGTCATCATCGTGCGCAGGCTTGCGATCACGCCGGCCACGAGGCGGTCGCGCCCCTCGCTTAAGTCCTTGATGCGCGTGCGCACAAAACGGCGCACCTCTTCGGCGTAGGAATCGAACATGTGGCCCGACAGGTAGAAACCGAGCGCCTGTTTTTCTTCCTGAAGCTTGCGCTTGTCGGTCCAGGCCGGTTCGTCGGCCAGCTCCAGCGGTGCCTGCAAGCTCTCGTCGCCCAAATCGAACAGACTGACCTGATTGGCCGCGGCACTCGCCTGCTCTGCGGCTTCCATGGCCATCGGCACCGACGCCATCAATTGCGCACGGTTATCGTGAATGGTGTCAAACGCACCGGCGCGGATCAGCGCTTCGATCGTGCGGCGGTTCACCATGCGGCGATCGATACGCTGGCAGAAATCGAACAGATCGGTGAACGGCCGCTCTTCGCGCGCCCGCAGAATCTCTTCGATGGCCGACTGACCGCTGCCCTTGATCGCGCCCAGACCGTAGCGCACGGTCTTCGAATCGGCCGGCTCGAAACGGTAAGCGGAGACATTCACGTCCGGCGGCAGAACGGCCAGACCGTTGGTCAGGCAGTCTTCATAAAGAATCTTGACCTTGTCCGTGTCGTCCATGGCCAAGCTCATATTGGCCGCCATGAATTCGGCAGGGTGATGCGCCTTGAGCCAAGCCGTGTAATACGCGAGCAGCGCGTAAGCCGCCGCGTGCGACTTGTTGAAGCCGTAGCCCGCGAACTTCTCCATCAAGTCGAAGATTTCGTCGGCCTTCTCGGCCGTCAGCCCGTTCTTGTCCGCACCCTCGCGGAACAAGCCACGGTGCATGGCCATTTCCTCGGCCTTCTTCTTGCCCATCGCGCGACGCAGCAAGTCGGCGCCACCAAGCGAGTAGCCGCCGATGATCTGCGCCATCTGCATCACCTGCTCCTGATAGACCATGATGCCGTAGGTCTCCTGGAGCACCGGCTCGACGCGCGGATCCGGATACTCCACCTTCTCGCGGCCATGCTTACGCGCGCAGAAGCTCGGAATCAGGTCCATTGGGCCCGGACGGTACAACGCCACCAGCGCAATGATGTCTTCGAAGCGATCGGGCTGGGCGTCTTTCAACATGCCCTGCATGCCCCGGCTTTCCAGCTGGAACACGGCCACCGTATTGGCTTTTTGAGAATGCTGAAGGCTGCCGGGTCGGTCAGCGAGACCTGCTCAAGCGACCAGTCCGCCATCTCCGGGTGCAAGCGCTTGATGTAGCGCTCCGCCCAGTTCAGGATCGTGAGCGTGGTCAGGCCCAAGAAGTCGAACTTCACCAGCCCGACGGCTTCCACGTCGTCCTTGTCGTACTGGCTCACAACGCCGCTGGCGTCTTCGCCGACGCCCTGCGTGTACAGCGGGCAGAAATCTGTGAGCTTGCCCGGAGCGATCAACACGCCCCCGGCGTGCATACCGACGTTACGCGTGAGGCCTTCGACGCGCTGCGCCAGTTCGAGCAACTGCTTGACTTCGTCTTCCGTGTTGAAGCGCTCGGCCAGTGCCGGCTCTTCCTTCATCGCGTCGTCGAGCGTGACCAGCTTGCCCGGCTTGAACGGAATGAGCTTGGCGACACCGTCGACGAAGTTGTAGCCGAGATCGAGCACGCGCCCGACGTCGCGCACCGCCGCCTTGGCTGCCATCGAGCCGAAAGTCGCGATCTGCGAGACGGCGTCTGCGCCGTACTTCTCTTTCACGTACTGAATGACGCGGTCGCGCCCGTCCTGACAGAAGTCGATGTCGAAGTCGGGCATCGAGACGCGTTCCGGATTCAGGAAACGCTCGAACAGCAGGTTGTACTTCAGCGGGTCAAGGTCGGTAATACCCAGCGCATAGGCGACGAGCGAACCGGCGCCCGAACCCCGGCCCGGACCGACCGGCACGCCGTTGTTCTTGGCCCACTGGATAAAGTCCGCCACGATCAGGAAGTAGCCGGGGAAGCCCATCTTGATGATCGTGCCGGTCTCGAAATCGAGCCGCGTGTAATACTCAGGGCGCTGCGCGTCACGCTCCGCCGCGTCGGGGAAGAGTTGCCCCAGACGCATCTCCAGCCCCTCTTTCGACAACTGCACGAGATAGTCGTCGAGCGACATGCCATCCGGCGTCGGGAAGAGCGGCAGCTTCGGTTTGCCAAGTTCGAGCGTGAGGTTGCAACGCTTGGCGATCTCGACAGAATTGGCAATCGCGGACGGCACATCCTCGAACGCGGCGATCATGTCGTCCTGCGTGCGGAAGCTCTGGTCCTGCGTAAAACGGCGCACCCGGCGCGCATTGCCGAGAATTTCACCTTCGGAGATACACACGCGCGCTTCGTGCGCCGTGAAATCATCGCCGGTCATGAACTGGATCGGATGCGTGGCGACGACCGGCAGCCCAACCTTCGCGGCCAGTTGCACCGCCTGCTGCACATACGTTTCCATGCCGGCCTGACCGGTGCGTTGCAGTTCGATATAGAACGCCCCCGGGAAGACCTTCGCCCAATGCTGCGCGCACTGCGCCGCCAGATCGGGATTGCCTGCCGCCAGCGCGGCACCGACATCGCCCATCTGCCCACCGGAAATCGCCAGCAGACCTCGCGCGAAGCCGTCGGGCTCAAGCCACGACGGGTCGATTTCTGCACGCCCGCGCCACTGATTGCCAAGCCAGGCCTTCGACAGCAACTGGCACAGGTTCAGATAGCCTTCCTTGTCGCGCGCGAGCAGCAACAATCGCGACGGTTTGTCGCGATCGGCAGCATTGGTGATCCAGGCGTCGCAACCGATGATCGGCTTGACGCCCTTACCGCGGGCTTCTTTGTAGAAACGGATGGCACCGAACATGTTCGCGAGGTCGGTGAGCGCGAGCGCGCCCTGCCCGTCCTTGGCCGCGGCTTTGACGACGTCGTCAAGGCGCACGATGCCATCGGCGATCGAGTATTCGGAGTGGAGGCGGAGGTGGACGAAACGAGGTTCTGACATGGGCCGTATTGTAACGCGGCGGCTCCGGATTTCGCGCGCCGTGTCCCCGGGGCCGGTGGCATATCTGCGCTTTTCGGACGGCACCGGCCGCCCCCTCGGAATTTGCCGCATCCGATGCGGGGGCATCGTCCGATTCCACGGGATATCAGCGACTTATGGGGTGAAATCAAAGTGCCTTCGGGCCAGATCGGCGATAATGGCGGTTTATTGCTTCACGCTTTTGCGAAACCCTGTTGCCATGTCTATCGTCAACATCGCCGCGTACAAGTTCGTCTCGCTCGACGACATCGCAACGCTGCGCCCAGCGCTGCTGGAACACTGTCAGGCGCTCGACCTGAAGGGCACCATTCTGCTGGCGCCGGAAGGCATCAACCTGTTTCTGGCCGGCCCGCGCGAATCGATCGACGCGTTTCTCGCCCGGTTGCGCGCCGACGCCCGCTTCGCCGACCTCGTGGTCAAGGAGAGTCTCTCCGAGGAACAACCGTTCCGCCGCATGCTGGTCCGCGCCAAGAAAGAAATCATCACCATGAAGATGCCGGTCATCAAGCCGGCCGACGGGCGCGCGCCCGGTGTGGAACCCGCCACGCTCAAGCGCTGGCTGGACGCGGGTCAGGACGACGAGGGCCGTCCGGTCGTGATGCTCGACACCCGCAACGACTTCGAAGTGGATGTCGGCACGTTCGATAACGCCGTTGATTATCGCCTGACCAAATTCTCCGAATTCCCGGACGTCATCGCAGCCCATCGCGAAGATTTCGAGGGCAAGACGATCGTGTCGTTCTGCACGGGCGGCATTCGTTGCGAAAAAGCCGCCATCTACATGCGCGACATCGGGCTGGAACATACGTATCAGCTCGACGGCGGCATTCTCAAGTACTTTGAAGATGTCGGCGGGGCCCACTATCAGGGCGACTGCTTCGTGTTCGACTACCGTACGGCACTGACGCCTGAGCTCGCACCGGCGGGCACCGTGCAGTGCTTCGCGTGCCGCGCCGTCGTCACGCCCGAAGCCCAGCAAAGCCCGGACTTCGTCGAAGGCGAGCACTGCCCGGCGTGCGTCGGTGAGAAAAGCGCAGCGACCGGCCAACGCGCCCAGAGCCCCGCCCCGTCCATCGCGGACTGAGGCACATCGGTGACGCGCGTCGAATCGGGCCGTACCGGGCACTATCGCGGCCGCTTCGCCCCCTCGCCGACCGGGCCGCTGCACCGCGGCTCGCTAGTCACCGCACTGGCGAGCTGGCTCGATGCGCGCGCGCACGACGGCGTGTGGATCGTGCGCATGGAAGATCTGGACGAGCCGCGTTGCATTGCCGGTGCGGCGGATGACATTCTGGCAACGCTCACACGACTGGGCCTCCACAGCGACGAACCCATTGTCTGGCAGAGCCAGCGGCACGCGCTGTACGAGGACGCGCTCGCTTCACTGACGGCGTCTGGCCGGGTGTACCCCTGCGGCTGCACGCGCCGGGAAATCGCCGACTCACTCACGCGTGACCATGCCCGCCACAGCACGCTAGCCTATCCGGGGACCTGCCGCGATGGCCTGCACGGCAAACCTGCGCGCGCCTGGCGACTGCGGGTACCCGACGGCAACGCGGCCTGCATCGGTTTCGACGACCGCTGGATGGGGCCACAGTCACAGGATCTCGCCACCGAAGTCGGCGATTTCGTGCTCAAGCGCGCCGACGGCCAGTGGGCATACCAGCTCGCCGTGGTGGTCGACGACGAAGCACAATGCATTACCGATGTCGTGCGCGGCACCGACCTGCTCGACTCCACCGCCCGCCAGATCTATCTCCAGCAATGCCTTGGCGCCGCCACGCCGCGCTATCTGCATGTGCCACTCGTGATGGCCGCCGACGGCGAGAAGCTGAGCAAGCAGAATGGTGCAGCGGCGCTAACGCTCGACTCCGATGAAGCCGTCCTCGCGGCCCTTCAAGATGCCGCTACCCATCTCGGCCTGCCGGCGGTGCTGAGTCAGACGACACATCGCGAAGATTTCTTCGCAGCGGCAACACAGGCATGGCGGGCGCAGCACGGCGACTGATCGCCATAAAAAAAGCCAGCGCGATACGCTGGCTTTTTTCATTCGACACGCTGAAGGGCCTTAGCCCTTGAAGCTCACTCAGTTGCTGGCCTTGCGCGGGAATCCCGCGAGCAGTGCCGCCACCTGACGCTTCGGTGCCTTCTCGGGCATGGCGCCGAAGGCGTTCGGCGCACCCGCGTCCTGCGACGGCTTGCTGTTTTGCTGAGCATCGTCGGCCGTGGGCGACGGCTCGTACGGCTTGTAGAAGAACTCGTCTTCCGGGCGAACGCGACGCTGACCCGGCAGGCCGCTGCTACCGCTGCGGCTGGCACGCAGGCCATCGTGACGGCCATGACGCTCGCTGCGGTCACCGCGCTCGGTACGTTCCGAACGCTCCGGGCGCTCACTGCGCTCAGGACGATCGCCGCGCTCATCACGCGAACGGCTACGGCGCTCCAGCACCAGCTCGCCACGCTTGAGTTCGCGCTTGATCAGCTTTTCGATTTCAACGAGGTGTTTGCGCTCGTCCGGGGCGCACAGCGAGATAGCCTCGCCCGATGCGCCGGCACGGCCAGTGCGGCCGATACGGTGAACGTAATCTTCCGGGTTGTACGGCAGATCGTAGTTGATCACGCCCGGCAGATCGGAGATATCGAGACCACGTGCAGCCACATCGGTCGCCACCAGCGCTTGAATGCCGCCCTGCTTGAAGGCTTCGAGTGCCTGCATGCGTTCGTTCTGCGACTTGTCGCCGTGAATGGCCGCCGTCACCACACCGTCGCGCTCCAGTTGACGCGCCAGACGGCTAGCGCCGATCTTGCTGTTCACGAACACGATGACCTGCTTGAGGTCGCGTTCGTTAAGAATCTGAACCACTGCTGCGCGCTTGTCGTCTTCCGGCACTTCGTAGACGATCTGCTCGACCGTATCGGCCGTCGCGTTGCGGCGTGCCACTTCGATCGTCAGCGGGTTGGTGAGGTAGCTCGACGCGAGCTTCTTGATTTCGTTCGAGAACGTTGCCGAGAACAGCAGCGTCTGGCGCTGCTTCGGCAGCAAATTCAGAATGCGCTGGAGGTCGGGCAGGAAGCCCATGTCCAGCATGCGGTCCGCTTCGTCCAGCACCAGCATCTTGACCTGGCCCAGATTGACCGTCTTTTGTTCGACGTGATCGAGCAGACGTCCCGGCGTGGCGATGAGAATCTCGACGCCACGGCGCAGCGCGTCCTTCTGCGGGTTCATGTCCACACCGCCGAACACGACGGTGTTGCGCAGCGGCGTGTGCGAGGCGTACAGACGCACGTTCTCGGCCACCTGGTCGGCGAGCTCACGCGTGGGCGTAAGGATCAGCGCGCGCACCGGATGGCGGGCAGGTGAAGCACTCGTATTGGCGTCGGGCAACAGGCGTTGAATGATCGGCAGCGAGAAGCTTGCCGTCTTGCCGGTCCCCGTTTGCGCAGCACCCATCACGTCGCGGCCGGAAAGTACGACCGGGATGGCCTGCGCCTGAATCGGAGTCGGACTGGTGTACCCCTGCTCGGCGATGGCCCGCAAGATGTCCGCATGCAGCCCAAAGCTATCGAAGCCAGGGGTAGGAACAGCATTCACATCAGCCATGGTGAAGGGACATCTCTTTTAAAAAAACGGGGGCCGCCACGCGGAAGGATCCGCATCAAAGCACACTCGCGAAAATTCAAGGGGCGCTGGGCGCCATGCTCAGGGCTGGCGCGAGAGGGGACTGTCAGGGGACAGATGCGTCGGGCGCCGCCGGACCTGGGAGGTCATTAAGAAGCGAAACAGACGCAATTCTAGCACTTGCGCACGACCAACGTGTGACAGCGAGGCTTTGCGGCACTTTGCGCCGGCCCGCACGAGGTGCTGCCGGACGCGATTTTCAACCCATTCGGGTCGCCTCATGCCTGAGCGAACAAGCACAAGGCACCCTTGCCGGCAGGACCTCAGCCCGATGCCCGGCAATACTGTAGCGATTGGCCGAGGAAGCGAACAGAAGCCACCTGACGCAGCCAGCGCGCCGCACACCACACCCACAACACTTATCGGCCCACGCCAGCTTTGGCGCTACCGTCCGAATTGACGGCCTTAGCAGCACCGGCCTTGCCGGCTTTCGCCTGAGCGGCGCGCTGCTTGGTGGCGTAGCGCTGCGCCAGCACGGCGCACACCATCAGTTGCATCTGGTGAAACAACATCAGCGGCAAGACGATCGCGCCCAGCGGGCCGGTAGCAAACAACACCTTCGCCATCGGAATGCCACTCGCCAGACTCTTCTTCGACCCGCAGAACACGATGGTGATTTCGTCTTCGCGCGAGAAGCCGAGCCAACGTGCCGAGAACGTGGTGATCGCGAGCATCACCGCCAGAATCACGGCGCAACAGCCCACCAGACCGACCAGCGCCAGCGGCGGAATCTGGTGCCACAGGCCGGTATTGACCGCCTCGCTGAACGCCGTGTACACCACCAGCAGGATCGAGCCCTGATCGACGAACTTGAGCAGCGCGCGATTGCGCTCGACCCAGCCGCCGATGGCCTTGCGCGACAACTGACCGGCGATGAACGGCACCAGCAGTTGCAGCATGATGTTGCCGATGGAGTCGAACGGCGACGCGCCGGTGTTGCCATCGTGGTGCACCACGACCAGCCCCACGAGGACTGGCGTAATGAAGATGCCGAACAGGCTGGAAGCCGAGGCACTGCACACGGCCGCCGGCACGTTGCCGCGCGCCATCGACGTGAACGCGATGGCCGACTGCACCGTCGCGGGCAAGGTGCACAGGAACAGAATGCCGAGATACAACTCAGGCGTCACCGCCCATGACAGCAGGGGCTTGAGCGCCACGCCGACAATCGGGAACACGACGAACGTGCTGGCAAAGACGAGCAAGTGCAGGCGCCAGTGCGTGGCACCTGCCAGCACGGCTTCGCGCGAGAGTTTCGCGCCATGCAGGAAGAACAGCAGGGCAATTGCTACGCTCGTCAGCAGGTTGAAGGCAACTTCGCCCTCGCCGTGCGCCGGCAGGAAGCTGGCGAGCGCTACGGTCGCCACTAACATCAACGTAAAGTTGTCGGGAAGAAAACGCGGTCGGGCCATCGTCAATCTCGGGTGAATCTCGAGGAAATCTCGGCGGGTCATGAAAGACAAAGCCCGTCCGCAAGAACACGGAACGCCGCAGCTCGGGGCTGACAGCGGGGTCGTGGGTCGATGCATGCGCGATCAATAGCGGATCAATATGCGATCGAAGGTGACCGGAAGTGTGCGCTCGCGATACGGGTTTTCACGTATTAGAGCGCAAGGATAGTTAAAATACAAATTCATTTAAAAAATTTATTCATACCAATAACGCATGAATATCTCGCTGCGCCAACTCAAGGTGTTCCTCGCAGTCGCCCAGCACGGCAGCTTCAGCCGGGCCGGAGAGGACATTGGCCTGACGCAACCGGCCGTGAGCCGTTGTATTCGCGAACTGGAACAAGAACTCGGCCTCAAGCTGGTCGACCGCACCACACGCGAAGTCACGCTGACCGAAGTGGGCGCTAGCCTCTCCGCAACGCTCGCCCGGGTGCTCGACGAACTGGAGAGCGCGTTGCGCGATACCCACGGGCTCGCAGAAGAGCGGCGCGGGCGCGTTCGGGTGGCCAGTGCACCGACCATTTCGGCCAACCTCATGCCCGAGTGCATCTCGGCGTGTGCCGCCCGCTACCCGGACATCACGCTCATGCTGCGCGATCAGGTGCAGACGCTCGCGACCGACAGCGTGCGGCACGGCGAAGTCGATTTCGGCGTGATCGTGGCATCGGAAGGCACCGACGATCTGGTGGGCGAGCCCATCATGGTCGAGCCGTTTCTCGTGGTGTGCGACCGCTCACATCGCTTCGCCAAGCAGTCGCAGGTCACGTGGAAAGAACTCAACGGCGAGAAGCTGGTGCTGCTCGATTACGCCTCAGGAAGCCGGCCGCTGATCGACCGGGCGCTGGCCGAACACGGCGCTTATTGCCAGATTGCACAGGAAGTCGGCCACGCCATCACCGTGTTCCGCATGGTCGAGGCGGGTATCGGCATCAGCATCATGCCGGCGCTGGCGTTACCGGCCATGCCCGGTTTGCCCGAGAACGGCGGCCGCCTCGTCGCCCTGCCCCTCGTGCCGCAGTTGGACCGCACCATCATGCTAGTGCGGCGAAAGAACCGCACGCTCTCCCCCGCCGCCCAATCGGTGTGGGAGTTGATCCAGCAGATCACGGCCAACACGCCGCACGCACTCGCCGCCAAAGCCGCGAAGGCAGCCAAGACAACGGTCGCAGCCAAGCCCCTTCGGACAACCGGCAAACCCTGACATGATTGGAGATGTCGACGAATAGGCGACGTAACCGCAACGTTGGCGAAAAATGAATTCAGTTATCGTCTGCGTTGACAGCTTTCTCGCGCGAAATGTAAGTGAGCACCTGCTACAATCGGCGTGCGTCGACTCCCCAAGCGCCTGACTGTCGCGTGAGCACTCATCCGGTTCTCACCCCACCATGCCTCGACGCCATGCCCGCACCCTGCGGGCATTGTGTTTCCGGTACGGCGTCATGGACTTGTTCATCAAATACTTCAGCCCGCTGTGGCTCTTTCACGCGGCTGCCGATCTGTCGTTCTGGCAGCGGCATCAACTCGACGCGCGCATGCAGGTCGTGAGCCGCTTCATGTGGCGCTACGTTATGCGTTGGAGTGTGGTGACGGCCATGCTGCTGGTGCCCGCCGCCGTGATGGCGCACGGCCTGGCCGCGACCGGACTCGCACTCGCGGGCGGCTTGTCGGCCAGCGTTGCGGTGTTGATGGCTGCCCTCGCGCTCGGCTGTCTGATTGGGTCGCGACTGCGTTAGTCTGCCGGTCGTTTCGTCATGAGCGTCGACTATCATGGAACGGCTCGCGCCGTACCGCCATGACGGGCGTGTCACGGCGCTTGCCCCTCTAGACCCTTAGGAGTTTTCCATGGCCAACG belongs to Pandoraea norimbergensis and includes:
- a CDS encoding DEAD/DEAH box helicase; amino-acid sequence: MADVNAVPTPGFDSFGLHADILRAIAEQGYTSPTPIQAQAIPVVLSGRDVMGAAQTGTGKTASFSLPIIQRLLPDANTSASPARHPVRALILTPTRELADQVAENVRLYASHTPLRNTVVFGGVDMNPQKDALRRGVEILIATPGRLLDHVEQKTVNLGQVKMLVLDEADRMLDMGFLPDLQRILNLLPKQRQTLLFSATFSNEIKKLASSYLTNPLTIEVARRNATADTVEQIVYEVPEDDKRAAVVQILNERDLKQVIVFVNSKIGASRLARQLERDGVVTAAIHGDKSQNERMQALEAFKQGGIQALVATDVAARGLDISDLPGVINYDLPYNPEDYVHRIGRTGRAGASGEAISLCAPDERKHLVEIEKLIKRELKRGELVLERRSRSRDERGDRPERSERPERSERTERGDRSERHGRHDGLRASRSGSSGLPGQRRVRPEDEFFYKPYEPSPTADDAQQNSKPSQDAGAPNAFGAMPEKAPKRQVAALLAGFPRKASN
- a CDS encoding bile acid:sodium symporter family protein; translation: MARPRFLPDNFTLMLVATVALASFLPAHGEGEVAFNLLTSVAIALLFFLHGAKLSREAVLAGATHWRLHLLVFASTFVVFPIVGVALKPLLSWAVTPELYLGILFLCTLPATVQSAIAFTSMARGNVPAAVCSASASSLFGIFITPVLVGLVVVHHDGNTGASPFDSIGNIMLQLLVPFIAGQLSRKAIGGWVERNRALLKFVDQGSILLVVYTAFSEAVNTGLWHQIPPLALVGLVGCCAVILAVMLAITTFSARWLGFSREDEITIVFCGSKKSLASGIPMAKVLFATGPLGAIVLPLMLFHQMQLMVCAVLAQRYATKQRAAQAKAGKAGAAKAVNSDGSAKAGVGR
- a CDS encoding glycosyltransferase family 2 protein, which translates into the protein MFSIIVPTWNNLALLQLCVRSIRQNSGMPHQIIVHVNDGSDGTLDWVRAEGLDHTASPDNIGICYAVNQAAALAREKYIVYLNDDMYCCPGWDTALIERAEAMPDKAFMLSGTMIEPVDTGNPCVLVTDFGREVDTFDEAALLAAVPTYQKADWFGATWPPTLVHRDWWFLVGGYSTELSPGMSSDNDFSMKLWAAGCRKFIGVGASLVYHFQCKSTGKVVKNDGRTQFLRKWGMTQKIFDRYYLRRGKVVPSGSDGSVGEPVDDGQLRWQMFRSRIKRALAK
- the gluQRS gene encoding tRNA glutamyl-Q(34) synthetase GluQRS; amino-acid sequence: MTRVESGRTGHYRGRFAPSPTGPLHRGSLVTALASWLDARAHDGVWIVRMEDLDEPRCIAGAADDILATLTRLGLHSDEPIVWQSQRHALYEDALASLTASGRVYPCGCTRREIADSLTRDHARHSTLAYPGTCRDGLHGKPARAWRLRVPDGNAACIGFDDRWMGPQSQDLATEVGDFVLKRADGQWAYQLAVVVDDEAQCITDVVRGTDLLDSTARQIYLQQCLGAATPRYLHVPLVMAADGEKLSKQNGAAALTLDSDEAVLAALQDAATHLGLPAVLSQTTHREDFFAAATQAWRAQHGD
- a CDS encoding LysR family transcriptional regulator, whose amino-acid sequence is MNISLRQLKVFLAVAQHGSFSRAGEDIGLTQPAVSRCIRELEQELGLKLVDRTTREVTLTEVGASLSATLARVLDELESALRDTHGLAEERRGRVRVASAPTISANLMPECISACAARYPDITLMLRDQVQTLATDSVRHGEVDFGVIVASEGTDDLVGEPIMVEPFLVVCDRSHRFAKQSQVTWKELNGEKLVLLDYASGSRPLIDRALAEHGAYCQIAQEVGHAITVFRMVEAGIGISIMPALALPAMPGLPENGGRLVALPLVPQLDRTIMLVRRKNRTLSPAAQSVWELIQQITANTPHALAAKAAKAAKTTVAAKPLRTTGKP
- a CDS encoding sulfurtransferase; protein product: MSIVNIAAYKFVSLDDIATLRPALLEHCQALDLKGTILLAPEGINLFLAGPRESIDAFLARLRADARFADLVVKESLSEEQPFRRMLVRAKKEIITMKMPVIKPADGRAPGVEPATLKRWLDAGQDDEGRPVVMLDTRNDFEVDVGTFDNAVDYRLTKFSEFPDVIAAHREDFEGKTIVSFCTGGIRCEKAAIYMRDIGLEHTYQLDGGILKYFEDVGGAHYQGDCFVFDYRTALTPELAPAGTVQCFACRAVVTPEAQQSPDFVEGEHCPACVGEKSAATGQRAQSPAPSIAD